A genomic region of Trifolium pratense cultivar HEN17-A07 linkage group LG3, ARS_RC_1.1, whole genome shotgun sequence contains the following coding sequences:
- the LOC123917205 gene encoding probable galacturonosyltransferase 15 isoform X2: MEANDGNVNDNEGAGSFNELVNEMVLKQDLKAFAFKTKAMLSQMEHKVQTAKQQESVYWHLASYGVPRSLHCLCLKLAEEYAVNAMARSRLPTPEFASRLVDPTLHHLVLLTDNVLAASVVVTSTVENSFNPEKLVFHIITDKKTYASMHAWFATNSVEPAVVEVRGLHQYDWSEVMNSGVKEMLETNNLIWKQYYDKQKNIDNSNLDALRPSSLSLMNQLRIYMPELFPDLKKIVFLDDDVVVQRDLSSLWDLDLNGKVGGSVYKSWCEDNCCSGSKYLNYLNFSHPLISSNFDGEQCGWLYGMNVFDLDAWRRTNITETYRKWLKLNLKFGTALWNPGVLPPALIAFDGQVHPIDSSMLVTDLGYRYKSEEISKERLEAAAVIHFSGPAKPWLEIGFPEYRSLWSRYVNVSNKFIRRCRILG; the protein is encoded by the exons ATGGAAGCAAATGACGGCAATGTTAATGATAATGAAGGCGCAGGATCATTCAACGAGCTTGTGAATGAGATGGTCTTAAAACAAGACCTCAAAGCTTTTGCTTTCAAGACCAAAGCCATG CTATCACAAATGGAACACAAAGTGCAAACAGCAAAACAGCAGGAGTCAGTTTATTGGCATCTGGCTTCATATGGTGTTCCGAGAAGTCTACACTGTCTTTGTCTTAAGTTGGCTGAAGAATATGCTGTAAATGCCATGGCTCGATCTCGTCTACCTACTCCCGAATTCGCTTCTCGTCTTGTTGACCCTACTCTTCATCACCTAGTTCTCCTAACTGATAATGTCCTTGCTGCCTCTGTTGTTGTGACCTCTACAGTTGAAAATTCATTCAACCCTGAAAAATTAGTTTTTCATATTATTACCGACAAAAAAACTTATGCTTCAATGCATGCTTGGTTCGCCACCAATTCTGTTGAACCAGCTGTTGTTGAAGTTAGGGGATTACACCAATATGATTGGTCTGAAGTAATGAATTCTGGTGTTAAAGAGATGCTGGAAACTAATAACTTAATTTGGAAGCAATACTACGACAAACAAAAGAACATTGATAATAGTAATTTGGACGCTTTAAGGCCCAGCAGCCTTTCCTTGATGAATCAACTCCGCATTTATATGCCAGAG CTTTTTCCGGATCTCAAAAAGATAGTATTCTTGGATGATGACGTTGTAGTACAACGTGACTTATCTTCTTTGTGGGACTTGGATCTTAATGGAAAAGTCGGTGGTTCAGTATACAAGTCATGGTGTGAAGACAACTGCTGCTCTGGAAGTAAATACTTGAACTACTTGAACTTTTCACATCCTCTCATATCATCAAATTTTGATGGTGAACAGTGTGGATGGCTCTACGGCatgaatgtatttgatcttGATGCTTGGCGAAGAACAAACATAACAGAGACCTACCGGAAATGGTTGAAACTT AACCTCAAGTTTGGGACAGCGTTATGGAATCCAGGAGTGCTTCCACCTGCCTTAATTGCATTTGATGGTCAAGTGCATCCTATAGATTCATCAATGCTTGTGACTGATTTAGGCTATCGCTATAAATCTGAAGAAATTAGCAAAGAGAGATTAGAAGCTGCTGCTGTTATCCATTTCAGTGGCCCTGCAAAACCATGGCTTGAAATTGGTTTCCCAGAGTATCGAAGTTTATGGAGTAGATATGTAAATGTCTCAAATAAGTTTATTAGGAGATGTAGAATTTTAGGGTGA